Proteins from one Rhizoctonia solani chromosome 5, complete sequence genomic window:
- a CDS encoding mitochondrial carrier protein, which produces MPPASTWHKPVVANSAIAGAGAGRFALFSASSIGSTGKELGLVSSVVTCPLDVIKTKLQAQSTVHGAHGYLGIRGTITSILRNQGIRGLYRGLGPTILGYLPTWAIYFAVYDETKKWLGDNARGDSSTEDGHLRKRQAWATHLIAAMTAGASGTIATSPLWVIKTRFMTQPQDELQYRHTWDAFRTIYRTEGWKAFYRGLLPSLLGVAHVAVQFPLYEQLKHWFADRRGISTVQLSSGTIFLCSALSKMTASVATYPHEVIRTRLQIQRNPHSGELADTRTYRGFVQTTVRIVRREGWRGLYKGLSINLVRTIPNNAVTLVT; this is translated from the exons ATGCCACCCGCGTCCACTTGGCACAAACCGGTGGTAGCAAATTCAGCGATCGCTGGAGCAGGCGCAGGTCGGTTCGCTCTGTTTTCTGCATCTTCCATTGGCTCAACCGGGAAGGAACTAGGTCTGGTCAGCAGTGTCGTAACATGCCCTCTCGACGTCATTAAGACAAAGCTCCAAGCGCAGAGTACAGTGCATGGAGCCCATGGTTATCTAGGCATTCGAG GTACAATTACGTCCATTTTGAGGAATCAAGGAATTCGAGGACTCTATCGAGGGCTTGGCCCCACAATACTGGGCTATCTTCCAACGTGGGCCATTTATTTTGCGGTGTACGACGAGACAAAGAAGTGGCTAGGAGACAACGCACGTGGCGACTCTTCGACTGAAG ATGGCCATCTGAGGAAGCGTCAAGCTTGGGCGACCCATCTGATCGCAGCAATGACTGCAGGTGCATCTGGGACCATTGCTACAAGCCCTCTCTGGGTCATTAAGACGCGATTTATG ACACAACCACAGGACGAATTGCAGTATCGCCACACATGGGACGCGTTTCGAACGATTTATCGTACCGAGGGATGGAAAGCATTTTACCGAGGCCTTTTGCCAAGTCTCTTAGGTGTAGCACATGTCGCGGTTCAATTCCCTTTGTATGAACAACTAAAGCATTGGTTTG CTGATAGACGAGGTATCTCCACAGTTCAACTTTCCTCTGGGACAATTTTTCTCTGCTCTGCTCTTTCAAAAATGACGGCTTCGGTCGCGACATATCCTCACGAAGTTATAAGGACCCGTCTTCAAATACAACGGAACCCTCATAGCGGAGAATTAGCggatactcgcacatatcgTGGATTTGTGCAAACCACTGTTCGCATCGTCAGACGGGAAGGGTGGAGAGGTTTGTACAAAGGACTTTCAATTAATCTCGTCCGCACCATACCGAACAACGCAGTAACGCTCGTAACGTGA
- a CDS encoding Helicase associated domain (HA2) — protein sequence MSELERYISDQSLSLFGLSDQTTTDFVIASATRAKSADALHAVLSLPDTPDGHRFAQEVFSRAPRKSKGKHSVADSRRDAEQKIKEMRNKNFGFLLEDDSVAALPSKKSSKRKDEPVKAESKSSGRKERHTRKRDADGRDWESDEEEKERKRRREEEEDEYYARAQAPSGDEDEELVDEEVRKEEERLKDAKERDEFAKRVRDRDRDKTKKVVEDKSSRATGAAAEAAQRRALADDAAARVAAMPSLRERSRQEYLSKREIQQIELLRKEIADDEALFRGMKITKREQRDLDYKKQVLALAESRMKIKDKYEGYQLPDEYENEQGKIDKRKKENVLYQRYEEAKEGQFVTDIDQWEEAQAKNSAFKTGAMDKPELVEEYDYVFDESQTIQFVMDKAMKGEGLLNDRDSALRAQIEEAEKKAQSIEQTRKSLPIYAYREQLLEAIETHQVLIVVAETGSGKTTQLPQYLHEAGYTKGGLKVGCTQPRRVAAMSVAARVAEEMGTKVGYEVGYSIRFEDCTSDKTVLKYMTDGMLLREFLTEPDLAGYSALIIDEAHERTLSTDILFALVKDIARFRPELRLLISSATMDAKKFSGYFDDAPIFYVPGRRYPVDIHYTPQPEANYLHAAITTVFQIHTTQPKGDILVFFTGQDEIDAAMENLQETARALGNKVAELIVCPIYANLPSEMQAKIFEPTPEGARKATTNIAETSITIDGVVFVIDPGFVKQNSYNPRSGMASLVVVPCSRASANQRAGRAGRIGPGKAFRLYTKWAYSNELEENTVPEIQRTNLGMVVLLLKSLGINNLIEFEFMDPPPGETLMRALELLYALGALNDRGELTKLGRRMAEFPVDPMLSKTIIASEQYSCTDEVLSIISMLSESSSLFYRPKDKKMHADKARQNFVKNGGDHFTLLNIWDQWSETNYSQQWCYENFVQFKSLSRVRDIRDQLAGLCDRVEVVIQSNPNSNDITPIQKAARLQKSGDSYRTLKTNQTVYIHPSSSLFQAQPPIKFALYYELVMTSKSYMRQVMEIKPAWLLEVAPHFFKPADLEQLGGSDKKMPKAIGSIAATQ from the exons ATGTCCGAGCTTGAGAGGTACATCAGTGACCAGTCACTTAGT CTTTTTGGGCTCTCGGACCAGACAACTACCGACTTTGTAATAGCCTCAG CTACCAGGGCTAAATCTGCAGATGCGCTACATGCAGTACTAAGCCTCCCGGATACCCCCGATGGACATCGTTTTGCCCAAGAAGTGTTTTCTCGTGCGCCTCGCAAATCCAAGGGAAAGCACTCTGTGGCCGACTCCAGGCGAGATGCCGAGCAAAAAATCAAGGAAATGCGCAACAAAAACTTCGGATTCTTGCTCGAGGATGACTCTGTTGCAGCATTACCAAGCAAGAAGAGTTCCAAGCGAAAGGATGAACCCGTTAAGGCGGAGTCGAAATCATCAGGGAGGAAGGAGCGGCACACCAGGAAACGCGACGCCGACGGCCGGGACTGGGAGAGCGATGAGGAGGAAAAGGAGCGGAAGCGCCGgcgggaggaagaagaggacgaATACTATGCCCGAGCTCAGGCCCCATCAGGTGACGAAGATGAGGAACTAGTGGACGAGGAGGTGcggaaggaggaggagcggTTGAAAGACGCGAAGGAACGTGACGAGTTCGCCAAGCGAGTACGGGATAGAGATAGGGACAAGACCAAGAAAGTCGTCGAGGACAAGTCCTCAAGAGCCACGGGAGCAGCTGCCGAGGCAGCTCAACGGCGCGCACTTGCCGATGATGCAGCAGCCCGAGTGGCAGCAATGCCTAGTTTGCGTGAGAGGTCCAGGCAGGAGTACCTCTCGAAGCGTGAAATACAACAAATCGAACTCTTACGCAAGGAGATAGCGGATGACGAGGCTTTGTTTCGGGGTATGAAGATTACCAAGCGGGAACAGCGCGACTTGGACTACAAGAAGCAGGTTCTGGCCCTGGCCGAGAGTCGTATGAAAATCAAGGACAAGTATGAAGGCTACCAGCTCCCGGATGAATACGAGAACGAGCAAGGGAAAATCGATAAGAGGAAGAAAGAAAACGTCCTCTACCAGCGGTACGAAGAAGCTAAGGAAGGTCAGTTCGTTACGGACATTGACCAATGGGAGGAAGCCCAAGCGAAGAACAGTGCCTTCAAGACGGGGGCGATGGACAAGCCTGAACTTGTGGAGGAGTATGATTATGTTTTTGACGAGAGTCAAACTATTCAATTCGTAATGGACAAGGCCATGAAGGGAGAGGGGCTGCTCAATGATCGTGACTCTGCCTTGCGTGCACAGATTGAAGAAGCCGAAAAGAAAG CACAAAGTATTGAGCAAACGAGGAAATCTTTGCCTATCTATGCTTATCGAGAACAACTATTAGAGGCCATCGAAACACATCAAGTATTGATTGTGGTAGCAGAGACTGGGTCTGGCAAAACTACTCAACTTCCACAATATCTCCACGAAGCGGGATACACCAAAGGCGGGCTTAAAGTTGGGTGCACTCAGCCGCGTCGAGTTGCTGCTATGAGTGTTGCTGCTCGCGTCGCAGAGGAGATGGGAACCAAGGTCGGTTACGAGGTCGGGTACTCTATTCGTTTCGAGGACTGTACAAGCGACAAGACCGTGCTCAAATACATGACGGATGGAATGTTACTCCGTGAATTCCTGACGGAGCCCGATCTCGCAGGTTACTCGGCTTTGATTATTGACGAGGCTCATGAGCGGACGTTGAGTACAGATATCCTTTTTGCATTAGTGAAG GATATTGCTCGCTTCCGGCCAGAGCTCCGGCTACTCATTTCGAGTGCAACTATGGACGCAAAGAAGTTTAGCGGGTATTTCGACGATGCTCCCATCTTTTACG TCCCCGGCCGCCGCTACCCAGTCGATATTCATTATACTCCACAGCCAGAGGCCAACTATCTCCACGCAGCAATCACAACTGTCTTCCAAATCCATACCACTCAACCCAAGGGCGATATTCTCGTATTCTTTACG GGCCAAGATGAGATTGATGCGGCAATGGAAAACCTGCAAGAAACAGCCAGGGCTCTTGGAAACAAAGTCGCTGAACTCATCGTCTGTCCCATATATGCCAACCTCCCGAGCGAAATGCAGGCAAAGATTTTTGAGCCCACTCCCGAGGGCGCACGTAAGGCAA CTACCAATATTGCCGAAACATCTATCACTATTGATGGTGTAGTTTTTGTCATCGACCCTGGATTCGTCAAACAAAATTCGTACAACCCGCGCTCAGGTATGGCTTCCTTGGTTGTTGTTCCG TGTTCACGTGCGTCCGCCAATCAGCGGGCTGGTCGCGCTGGCAGGATTGGCCCGGGCAAAGCGTTCCGGTTATACACCAAATGGGCGTATTCGAATGAATTGGAAGAGAATACAGTTCCCGAGATCCAGCGTACCAACTTGGGCATGGTGGTTTTGCTACTTAAATCCTTGGGTATAAACAACCTCATCGAGTTCGAATTTATGGATCCCCCGCCGGGTGAGACCCTAATGCGGGCTCTGGAACTGCTATACGCTCTGGGTGCATTGAATGACCGAGGGGAGCTGACCAAACTTGGGCGGCGGATGGCTGAGTTCCCAGTGGATCCGATGCTTAGCAAGACAATCATCGCTAGCGAGCAGTATTCCTGTACAGATGAA GTTCTatctattatttctatgctATCTGAGTCATCGTCCCTGTTCTATCGCCCAAAAGACAAGAAGATGCATGCGGATAAAGCACGCCAAAACTTTGTGAAGAATGGTGGAGATCACTTTACCCTGCTGAACATTTGGGATCAGTGGTCCGAGACGAATTACTCACAGCAATGGTGCTACG AAAACTTTGTCCAGTTCAAAAGTCTTTCGCGTGTCCGTGATATTCGGGATCAATTGGCCGGGCTATGTGATCGAGTGGAAGTGGTCATACAAAGTAATCCGAACTCGAACGACATCACCCCCATTCAAAAGGCG GCCCGCTTGCAAAAGAGTGGAGATTCGTATCGGACCCTCAAGACTAATCAAACTGTGTATATCCACCCTTCGTCCAGTTTGTTTCAGGCTCAGCCGCCGATCAAGTTTGCGCTGTATTATGAGCTGGTGATGACGAGCAAGTCCTATATGCGACAGGTGATGGAGATCAAACCGGCTTGGCTACTCGAGGTCGCACCTCATTTCTTCAA GCCGGCCGATCTCGAACAACTTGGCGGGTCGGACAAGAAAATGCCCAAAGCTATCGGGTCGATCGCAGCGACCCAATGA
- a CDS encoding ATP-dependent RNA helicase DHX8, with translation MSQVQLYVYDLSGGLAKALSMQMTGKQIDGIWHTSVVVFGKEIFYGQGISITAPGHSHHGQPLQIADFGETAIDEDTFNEYLDDIREHYTADKYHLLDFNCNSFTNDVIGFLTGQHIPSWIRDLPADFLSTPFGASMRPMIDNMFRRPTPGTTPPPGTPQTAAPTGDISNLLLQAVAQRAASSAANQPTVNPGSSTVAAPVHIATNPPSLDSLIKSHKASVVFFTSSSCSPCRMIEPAFEDLAREKAGPDVVFVKVSMDIPAASEVAGRWGVRVTPTFIMCLGGERIDELKGADRGELKTRVDLLLYQAFPPHPHMSLKLPALKALSTQAIVYEQVPDLTKLLSKIHATTISLGLAEYPSIAAMATAARVQGVDSINDQIAEQFFKASDAFIAVAQPQDLFPLLDLWRVALLNQTFATKCALNDCAMANVIAKISEHVEKLGGATPKALALTSLRLQSNISSNPALLRQIMNEPMHRSNFTQVTISGLLHEDTGVRTTASTLVFNLATHLQRSRRQNPTRPDSVEDGEWEVEVITAILEGLSREADSGIVHRLVSAFGFFVMLSPSFVEQTGPLLEVLEAKTTLGAVVAASTSAEVSKLARECILLCDVLDKSVE, from the exons ATGTCTCAAGTTCAACTCTATGTGTACGACTTGTCTGGTGGTCTGGCAAAAGCACTTTCGATGCAG ATGACGGGCAAGCAGATCGATGGTATATG GCATACGTCGGTTGTGGTCTTTGGAAAAGAGATATTTTATGGACAG GGAATTAGCATCACGGCTCCAGGGCACTCACAT CATGGGCAGCCCCTGCAAATAGCCGATTTCGGAGAAACCGCCATAGATGAAGACACTTTCAATGAGTACTTGGATGACATTAGAGAACATTATACTGCTGACAAA TATCACTTGCTAG ATTTTAATTGCAACTCATTCACCAATGATGTTATTGGGTTTTTGACGGGGCAGCATATACCCTCCTGGATTCGCG ATCTACCCGCTGATTTCCTCTCCACTCCATTCGGAGCCTCCATGCGGCCTATGATTGACAACATGTTCCGTCGTCCGACGCCAGGAACTACTCCTCCGCCTGGAACCCCGCAAACTGCTGCGCCTACAGGGGATATCTCTAATTTGTTACTTCAAGCCGTTGCCCAACGAGCGGCTTCGTCTGCAGCGAACCAGCCCACAGTTAATCCCGGATCATCCACCGTCGCCGCTCCGGTACACATCGCCACCAATCCGCCCTCTCTAGACTCACTTATCAAGTCCCACAAAGCTTCGGTTGTTTTCTTTACCTCGTCGTCGTGCAGCCCTTGTCGGATGATTGAACCTGCGTTCGAAGATCTGGCCAGAGAAAAGGCTGGGCCGGATGTGGTATTTGTAAAGGTCAGCATGGATATCCCTGCTGCATCCGAAGTAGCCGGTCGGTGGGGAGTACGAGTCACTCCAACTTTTATCATGTGTCTGGGCGGTGAAAGA ATTGATGAGCTGAAAGGAGCTGACCGGGGAGAATTAAAGACTcgtgttgatttgttgttaTACCAGGCATTTCCAC CACACCCACACATGTCACTCAAATTACCTGCATTGAAAGCCCTATCTACTCAAGCTATCGTATATGAACAGGTCCCTGATCTGACCAAATTGTTATCGAAGATACATGCAACGACCATTTCGCTTGGACTCGCAGAATACCCGAGTATTGCCGCAATGGCTACTGCAGCTCGTGTACAAGGTGTCGATTCTATCAACGACCAGATAGCTGAGCAATTCTTCAAAGCATCTGACGCGTTTATTGCAGTCGCTCAGCCTCAAGACCTATTCCCACTACTTGATCTCTGGCGAGTTGCGCTCCTAAACCAGACGTTTGCGACCAAGTGCGCGCTCAATGACTGTGCAATGGCTAATGTTATAGCCAAAATCTCTGAACACGTTGAAAAGCTTGGAGGAGCAACCCCTAAAGCTCTTGCATTGACTAGTTTACGACTTCAATCTAATATTTCATCTAACCCGGCACTCCTCCGGCAAATTATGAACGAACCCATGCATAGGTCAAACTTTACGCAAGTGACAATTTCTGGGTTACTCCACGAGGACACTGGGGTCCGGACAACTGCTTCAACTCTGGTGTTTAACCTCGCAACACATTTACAAAGGTCGAGGAGGCAGAACCCGACGAGGCCGGACTCTGTCGAAGATGGAGAATGGGAGGTTGAAGTAATCACCGCCATACTGGAAGGCTTGTCCAGAGAGGCAGATTCGGGAATAG TCCATCGGTTGGTGTCCGCTTTTGGTTTCTTCGTAATGCTTTCACCATCATTCGTTGAACAAACGGGGCCGTTGTTGGAGGTGCTGGAAGCAAAGACAACACTGGGTGCGGTTGTGGCCGCCAGCACATCGGCGGAAGTATCCAAACTGGCACGCGAGTGTATTTTGTTATGCGATGTATTGGACAAGTCCGTGGAATGA
- a CDS encoding transaldolase, giving the protein MSTSLDQLKSTGTVVVSDTGDFEAISVYKPQDATTNPSLILAAAGKPAYAKVIDAAVAEAKKSGASGDELVEHATDNVLVAFGTEILKIVPGRVSTEVDARLSFDKEATIAKAKQLIKLYAEKLGDEETAKKRVLIKIASTWEGIQAARQLEKEGIHCNLTLLFGFGQAVACAEAGVTLISPFVGRILDWYKKSTGKDYQGQEDPGVQSVTKIFNYYKQHGYNTIVMGASFRNTGEIKALAGVDFLTISPNLLEELRNSTDPVPQVLVAETAAQGAPIAKVSFVDNEPEFRWSLLADQMAFEKLHEGIRKFAEDGETLKDVLRKKLAA; this is encoded by the exons ATGTCTACTTCCCTTGACCAACTCAAATCCACCGGCACTGTCGTTGTCTCTGACACCGGCGATTTCGAGG CCATCTCCGTATACAAGCCCCAGGATGCAACCACTAATCCATCTC TAATTCTTGCGGCTGCTGGAAAGCCCGCCTACGCAAAAGTCATCGACGCGGCCGTCGCCGAGGCAAAGAAGTCAGGCGCGTCTGGAGACGAACTTGTTGAGCACGCAACCGACAACGTC CTTGTTGCTTTCGGTACCGAGATTCTCAAGATCGTGCCTGGACGTGTTTCTACCGAAGTCGATGCACGCTTGTCGTTTGACAAGGAAGCCACCATTGCCAAGGCCAAGCAGTTGATTAAGCTTTACGCTGAGAAATTAGGCGACGAGGAAACAGCCAAGAAGCGTGTCCTCATCAAGATTGCGTCGACATGGGAGGGCATCCAGGCTGCTCGCCAGCTCGAAAAGGAGGGAATCCACTGCAACCTTACTCTGTTGTTCGGATTCGGTCAGGCAGTTGCTTGCGCCGAG GCTGGCGTAACTCTCATCTCTCCTTTCGTCGGACGTATTCTTGACTGGTACAAGAAGAGCACCGGAAAGGACTACCAGGGGCAGGAAGATCCCGGTGTCCAATCCGTCACCAAAATCTTCAACTATTACAAGCAACACGGCTACAACACCATTGTCATGGGAGCCTCTTTCCGCAAC ACCGGAGAGATCAAGGCCCTTGCTGGCGTTGACTTCCTTACCATCTCACCTAACCTTCTCGAGGAGCTGCGCAACTCCACGGACCCGGTACCCCAAGTTCTCGTTGCCGAGACTG CCGCACAAGGCGCGCCCATTGCCAAAGTCTCGTTTGTCGACAACGAGCCCGAGTTCCGCTGGTCCCTCCTGGCTGATCAGATGGCATTTGAGAAGCTGCATGAGGGTATTCGCAAGTTTGCTGAAGACGGCGAGACCCTCAAGGATGTCCTCAGAAAGAAGCTTGCAGCATAG
- a CDS encoding major facilitator superfamily transporter, with amino-acid sequence MAQPNSTSDSPKKPPITVSMDEASINNEDIEDRALMRKVDWNLLPILTSLYLLSFLDRANIGNAKLDGLTTDTGVTGANYNTALALYFVGYVIWEVPANIVLKRFNPKVWLPTLTLAWGIVSICQGFVKNQAGLFAVRFFLGTAEAGLFPGVIYVFSVYYRRQVRRERHWRVAVFFGGAAISGAFGGILAWAIGKMNGVGGQPGWAWIFILEGILTVIVAIAAYWLVPNWPERASFLTEREKARLIARLKHDSAGVSEQFKWKYVREALTDHLVWAYAFLFHGFAFVLYSLSLFLPTIIAGLGYASWEAQLLTVPPYALSAICIAISAWLASVYNRRAIFIIGSAIIGIIAIHVGYILLLATNTVKLGGNMWEFILRVWAGVYTGNALLLSWPGENVAPQTKRAVAVAMQISIGDLGAIAGVLIYRPEWSANRFRKPHIISIGYLVFALVVTVWLWVWMTHENKRRDRLMNNEKGLDEETDAEDKVDQGDRGKYSHAVA; translated from the exons ATGGCCCAACCCAATTCTACTTCGGATTCGCCTAAGAAACCCCCAATTACTGTCTCTATGGATGAAGCTAGTATAAACAACGAAGATATAGAAGATCGTGCGTTGATGAGGAAGGTTGATTGGAA TTTACTGCCGATTCTGACATCGCTTTATCTCCTATCCTTCTTGGATCG TGCCAACATTGGCAACGCCAA GCTTGATGGATTGACGACG GATACCGGAGTTACTGGGGCGAATTACAATACCGCACTTG CTTTATATTTCGTTGGTTACGTTATATGGGAGGTCCCGGCAAACATCGTACTCAAGCGATTCAACCCCAAGGTCTG GCTCCCGACTTTGACTTTAGCCTGGGGCATTGTCTCTATTTGCCAGGGATTTGTGAAAAATCAGGCTGGCTT ATTTGCGGTTCGGTTCTTTCTGGGAACGGCTGAGGCTGGGTT ATTTCCTGGAGTTATTTATGTCTTCTCCGTGTATTACAGAAGGCAGGTCAG GCGTGAACGGCATTGGCGAGTGGCTGTATTTTTTGGTGGTGCAGCTATCTCGGGTGCTTTTGGGG GGATCCTTGCATGGGCTATCGGAAAGATGAATGGAGTCGGTGGACAGCCTGGTTGGGCTTG GATTTTTATCCTTGAAGGGATCCTTACGGTCATTGTTGCTATTGCAGCATATTGGCTTGTTCCAAACTGGCCAGAGCGAGCCTCTTTCCTTACAGAGCGCGAAAAAGCACGGCTAATCGCACGGTTAAAACATGACTCAGCTGGTGTTTCCGAACAATTTAAATG GAAATACGTCAGGGAGGCCCTAACCGACCACCTAGTGTGGGCATACGCTTTTCTATTCCATGGGTTCGC TTTTGTACTCTACTCGCTATCTCTTTTCTTG CCCACCATTATTGCCGGATTAGGGTACGCGTCATGGGAAGCACAATTGTTGACTGTTCCACCTTATGCACTGAGCGCTATTTG CATCGCAATTTCTGCTTGGTTAGCGTCGGTATATAATCGTCGGGCCATATTCATAATTGGGTCGGCGATAATTGGAATCATTG CTATCCATGTAGGCTATATCCTGTTGCTCGCGACTAATACGG TCAAGCTGGGAGGCAATATGTGGGAGTTCATCTTGCGTGTGTGG GCAGGGGTTTACACCGGAAATGCGCTCCTGTTGAGTTGGCCAGGCGAG AATGTTGCTCCACAAACCAAACGCGCAGTCGCGGTTGCAATGCAGATCAGTATAGGCGACCTGGGTGCAATCGCCGGTGTGTTGATATACCGCCCAGAATGGTCTGCAAACAGATTCCGCAAGCCTCACATTATATCTATTGGTTACCTGGTTTTTGCACTCGTCGTAACCGTTTGGCTATGGGTCTGGATGACACACGAGAACAAGCGGCGCGATAGGTTGATGAACAACGAAAAAGGTTTAGACGAGGAGACGGATGCCGAGGACAAGGTGGACCAAGGGGACCG TGGCAAATATTCGCATGCCGTCGCGTAA
- a CDS encoding phenazine biosynthesis protein PhzF family protein: protein MAPRSRPFMQIDVFPSSRPLSGNPVAVVLDSDGLSDETMKNFASWTNLSETTFVQPATDPQADYKLRIFTPTRELPFAGHPTLGSCKAWLENGGEPKKSDQIVQECGIGLVTIKRDSSTGRLSFAAPEFLREGDVSAEDLKRMCDAMSIDTNQVLASQWIDNGPGWAGLLLDSADAVLAIKTDNMSKAKNTNWGIVGAYEKSQSRVKGVLRGQDVPPDTDVNDDGSPHFELRAFAPKEIATIEDPVTGSLNAGVGKWLISTGLAPRSYVASQGTCLGREGRIYVSADNAFAKDGDVWIAGDTRVCIQGKVVL from the exons ATGGCACCCCGCTCCAGACCGTTTATGCAAATCGATGTCTTCCCGTCCTCCAGGCCGCTATCTGGAAACCCAGTCGCAGTTGTGCTAGACAGTGATGGGCTCTCTGACGAAACAATGAAGAACTTTGCTTCTTGGACAAATCTATCTGAGACTACTTTTGTTCAACCTGCAACTGATCCCCAGGCGGATTACAAGCTACGAATTTTTACTCCCACTCGCGAGCTTCCGTTTGCAGGCCACCCAACCCTTGGCAGCTGCAAAGCCTGGCTTGAAAATGGAGGAGAACCGAAAAAATCTGATCAGATTGTTCAAGAATGTGGGATCGGCCTGGTCACCATCAAACGAGATTCGTCGACAGGCCGACTGAGCTTTGCTGCACCGGAGTTTCTGCGCGAGGGGGATGTTTCTGCAGAAGACCTCAAGCGCATGTGTGATGCCATGAGCATTGACACAAACCAGGTCCTAGCGAGCCAGTGGATTGACAATGGCCCGGGATGGGCGGGCCTACTACTCGACTCAGCCGATGCAGTTCTTGCGATTAAAACGGATAATATGAGCAAGGCCAAGAATACCAACTGGGGCATTGTCGGTGCATACGAAAAGTCACAAAGCCGAGTGAAAGGAGTCCTCAGAGGTCAAGACGTCCCTCCTGATACTGATGTTAACGATGATGGATCACCTCACTTTGAGTTACGCGCGTTCGCTCCTAAGGAAATTGCCACCATTGAGGACCCCGTCACTGGTAGCTTAAA TGCTGGAGTTGGAAAATGGCTAATCTCGACTGGGTTAGCCCCTAGAAGTTACGTTGCCAGCCAAGGCACCTGCTTGGGAAGAGAAGGTCGGATTTATGTCTCTGCAGATAATGCATTCGCAAAAGATGGAGACGTTTGGATTGCGGGTGATACACGAGTGTGCATCCAGGGAAAAGTTGTTCTCTGA
- a CDS encoding V-type H+-transporting ATPase subunit AC39 — translation MEALFFNVSGGFLEGVLRGYKAGLLTQSHYANLTQCESLEDFRMQLAATDYGNFLANEPLPISTSTIAEKATQVLVDQFNYLRNNAVEPLSKFLEYMTYAYMIDNVVLLITGTLHERNTNELLQRCHPLGVFDTMPALCVATTVEELYQTVLVETPLAPYFRDCLSASDLDDLNIEIIRNTLYKAYLEDFHAFTQTIGGPTAEVMDRILSFEADRRTINITINSFGTDLSKEQRAKLFPTIGRLFPAGNNQLAKADEVEAVKAVCDYVPQYRSFFEPGTGGRADDDGAASLEDRFFATEVHLNKLSFLQQFQYGVFYSYIKLKEQEIRSITWIAECIAQDARDRIQDFIPTF, via the exons ATGGAGGCCTTGTTCTTTAAC GTCTCTGGAGGGTTCCTTGAAGGGGTGTTGCGAGGATACAAGGCAGGACTGCTCACTCAAAGTCACTACGCCAACCTGACGCAATGTGAATCGCTAGAGG ACTTCAGGATGCAGCTTGCTGCCACAGACTATGGAAACTTCCTCGCCAACGAGCCACTTCCTATCTCGACCTCGACTATCGCAGAAAAGGCCACCCAGGTCTTGGTGGATCAATTCAATTACCTACGAAATAACGCTGTTGAACCCCTGAGCAAGTTCTTGGAGTATATGAC TTACGCCTATATGATCGACAATGTCGTGTTGCTAATTACTGGAACTTTACACGAGAGAAACACGAACGAACTGTTGCAAAGATGTCATCCCCTCGGTGTATTTGATACCATGCCTGCTTTGTGCGTCGCAACGACTGTGGAGGAGTTGTACCAGACCGTGCTAGTCGAAACACCACTTG CCCCTTACTTCCGGGACTGTCTCTCTGCCTCAGATCTAGACGACCTGAACATTGAAATTATCCGCAACACCCTCTATAAAGCCTACTTAGAAGACTTCCACGCCTTTACTCAAACCATTGGTGGCCCCACAGCCGAAGTGATGGACCGGATCCTCAGCTTTGAAGCTGACCGTCGCACAATCAATATTACTATCAACTCGTTCGGTACCGATTTGTCCAAGGAACAGCGCGCCAAGTTATTCCCGACGATTGGCAGACTGTTCCCAGCCGGAAACAACCAGCTTGCCAAAGCGGACGAGGTTGAAGCTGTGAAAGCGGTGTGTGATTACGTTCCCCAGTACCGATCGTTCTTCGAACCGGGTACGGGTGGACGGGCGGATGATGATGGCGCAGCTTCGTTGGAGGATAGGTTCTTCGCGACCGAAGTGCACCTGAACAAGTTATCGTTTTTACAGCAATTCCAATACGGCGTGTTTTACAGCTATATCAAGCTAAAGGAGCAAGAGATCCGGAGCATAACGTGGATTGCCGAGTGTATTGCCCAGGACGCGCGTGATAGAATCCAGGACTTTATTCCTACCTTCTAG